The genomic segment ggAAGCTTTCTTTCTTTCCGGAGttatttttagtctgaccacaaggctctgtgctgacacctctgtccatatcaggaactgtacaaATCAAGAGAGGTTTGATAAGTGGATATGCTAgtactctggccagttcctgacatggacaaaggtatatgcatagagtactgtggtcagactggaaagaactctaGAAATATATTTAATTTCTTGttgagatttttacatagaagtaattttcaaagatgtttaactttctggcaccagttgatttttctaaaaaaggttttgcagtggagtactcctttaacatatatTATATGATTTACAATGGttttttattacacatttttaatttagttattaaaatgtaataaaatagtgACTTTTTTATATGTCAAAAAGTAACCAATTTATAGTATGTATTTGTTTTCTTAGATTTGAACTAGcctggtttttgttttttttgttaacatAATTTGCGTTACCTATTCAAGTATGGCTAAAATTTGAAAGGATTTGATGGattgtagtaatttttttttgccaaggaATGAAAAGCTTCCAAAAGTGCAGaggttaaattttttatttttttttatttacacaattttttttttttccggtttaGGAGTGTAAGCCGGTCTTATGGACAAGAACCATTACTAACCCAGGGCTTAGTGCTATCCTCCAAAACATCTAGTGCTAAACCACAATTATTATCCCGGTAACCCATGCCACAggtgtgccgggaagagccgttaccaactGGGACGGAGTCCAAAAAATGAAGCTCCAGGGCCAAGACAGTACCAGTTTGGTGTTATATTGGCTGGGGAGGGACATTAACAGTGGTTCTCGGCCACCCTGGTAACTTCAATATATTGCGGTTTTTCGAATATTGTGCTGCAAAAGAAAATACGGGGAACACTATACTTATTTAGTTTTATTCTTAAAACATGTTTACAAATACAACATAGTGTTCCCCGCATTTTCATTAGAAGCCactataccaaccaaacagcaacagcctgacgttttcAGGGTGTGcaagaaccattgttactggccttccccagccaaaataacgccagcctgttatgaGCTAGGCCCAGGAGTGTCATTTTAGACGCTCCGGCCCTGTTGGTACCGActattcctggcacccctgtggctttGGTTACCGTGGTTATAATTGTTTAGCACTAACTGTTTTTGGCCCAAGCACTAAGCCCTGTCTTTGTAATTTATTTTGTCAATTGTAACGGCTGCCACTTATAAGCCTgacctttttttatttcaaaaccAATTTTTACGAAAAACTTGCTTTATTTTTGCAAAACTTtctcccacagcccttgttaacagCTCTCTAACTTGAAAAAACATTAATTGATCGCATCCGCCTGAAAGATCTGCATTCTTGGCTAAGAAAcgtgaagataaaaaaaaatgatgaagacATTGTGTGCGCTGTCCActtgggagagcacccatgatgcaatgtctaaccaaacagggagccaccaattggtgccaaACTCCAActgcaagcatgcccagacagcctttgtctgtctggccatgctgggagttgtagttcaacaACAGcttgagtctccctgtctgggtagacactgacaGAAAGGTCTGTTCATATTATaccaaacggacaatgtgaacagagcttctgaTTTACTAGCCTGGTTCCCTTCattagctctgccccctaatatTGTCATCACTAGTGGACGAAGCTACCCAGACCGCCGTGGACAGGGAGCGAGAAAGGTAAGTGCACCTCGTCTTCTTTACACACTAGATACACCTATCTTGAAATTGCtggaaatactgtatactgccTAAAAGGCTCTAGGAGCAGGGAGTGCTATCAGTATAATGACAGGCTTCCTGGCTCCTGTCTAGTAtatatgggtacactatgcacccctgtatactatactgccggGAAGGCGAGTAGTGAGGCTGTACATCCATCCTCATCtcattacactctgtggaccgggtgctcagcatccgacccacagagtggtacctgaagtcAGTGAGGAAACTGGCACAGGGGACAAAACAGGCTGTTTCAACATACCAGGGAAAAGGCTTTAATCTTAGCAATGAAAAAAtgcagacatggaaggaaaatttTTGGCAATCTTAAATGCAGATTTTgcatgatttttttctgtgttgaaaaaaaaaccagtggagtcctagccttatgggtaattttcccaaaaatgtaagatTTGACAAAGCAGTACATATAACAGTCTTTATAAAACAGATGAATAATTTGTGTGATTGGGTGCTTATAAATACAAATTAATATTTAAATTTGTATCAATTTAAGATATTCAAATTACCTCTCCGTTCCTGTGCCAACGCCATGAGGTCAAGATTCCCAACTCCAGCTATCTGCTCGGTAGAGTATGTGGATTTAATTAATTCTTCAATGGTTGAAAAATGTATTTCTTCAGGTGGTCCACCACTAGTTCTTCTTCTTTGCTGATTTAGcctgcccattttttttttaaccaaactgCGTAGatcggtaaatatttttttaatctcctTTAGGGTTCGGCAATTTACTCCCACAGCATTTGCGGCCAAAAGTATTCTATCCCATATAGCATTGCGAACACTATAGGTATTACATGGTGATTTATCAATAAACAATTGATGGTAGTGTGGGACAACCTGTTTAAAACAaagagataataggagaaaaaatttattttaatcgTGTTAGAAAACATGAATATTAGATGTGACCTTGATGATGTCAGtaatatgccattttgtaatttttaaaatgtataaattattttttcctgcaggttcctaataatttgaaaaataaatgttGGCCTTTGGAAACTTCCAAACAGCAATAATCACTTACACATTGCCCATTCACCATTCCATCAGTAATCCTCCAAAAATAATTCTTGGGAAAATTTACATAATTAATCCTGAAATAACATTAACAGAAAGAACTTTCACACATTCCCATTCCTTAAAAGCTTAAACTGTATTCTTGTTTCATGTCTTAAAAAAAAGAGGACTACATTTTTTTGTCTTTAATGTACCTTATCCAccattcaaatattttttttttttgtttaaatacgTGTCTCTTATTTGAGGATGCCGGATCGGCAAGTCACATCAACTCTTAACTTACTTTGTGGTTGTAGTAAAATATTCATGGGCATGGACGCTTTCGTTATGTCAGGGGTATGTGTGTGTCATGACGTATGCTACTGGTAAAGTGCCATTGTTTTGGCAAAGGTTCCATAGAATAGAAATTCAAGAGAATTGAAACACAGAATGTGATTTGAAAGTTTGGGTTTAGCAactagggtacctccagctgttgcaaaactagaggtCACAGCACATACAGTATGTCAGTGAATGTTGGTAGAAGTATTTTGGCAACAGGTGGAGTTACCCTAGTTGTGAATCAATGATTTAGGTAACAAAATAGTTTTCCCAAAATctgtgtctccagatgttgccaaactgccCAAATCAGCATGCATTCACAGTCTAAAGGGCTTGTAggtagttgtatttttgcaacagctggagacacactgatacAACTACAAGCAGGCCCTTTTTATTTGCATGATACAAGTTTTGGATAATCAACAGCAGCCAGAGAACAGTACTCACCTCCTGCTATATCCTGCACACAGTCCGCCTACACTTCTTCCACCTAGCCTGCTGCTCCTGTTGCCAACCAAGATCCAAAGGGCACCCCCGCCTGAcaaaggcaaggtaggagacccccgtcaGCAACAATCTCCCCCATCCTTGCCCAATTGATTGACAATCTTGAGGTTAGTGATTGGTTAATTGTTAcaaccaatcaatcacgtgatTGTGAGGCGGCACACGtgacacctcactcctgctgggtaagggtgaatttgGGTTTTTCAGACTGACCCATTTTACCTAGGTCACCAGGGACCAAAATCTAAATGGACCAAAGATTTTCGCATATTGTCAACCGGGGTGGGTGGGGGGAAGAGGAACCCACCAGGGGTTTGCAAGATGTAGACTGATGATAGATATCATCATTCACCACAATCTGGAGCACAGCAGGCAAGCAGCGGGGACAACATGAATTCCGACTGGCAAATCCATAAGCCCTCAGCCATGAAGGACTATAAAacgtgggcgtatggatacgccctgcatcaatTCTTTATATTAAG from the Hyla sarda isolate aHylSar1 chromosome 8, aHylSar1.hap1, whole genome shotgun sequence genome contains:
- the LOC130284885 gene encoding uncharacterized protein LOC130284885 isoform X1, which codes for MRKKRKDVTQVVPHYHQLFIDKSPCNTYSVRNAIWDRILLAANAVGVNCRTLKEIKKIFTDLRSLVKKKMGRLNQQRRRTSGGPPEEIHFSTIEELIKSTYSTEQIAGVGNLDLMALAQERRAQEIESQPSHAEDTTLANIEETENEHNMLDNQPTANPPDSNVRDDIGFTPAQASFLNDYTERTQANLKVLLLTDELAFQEEDRCVCKDPRLLLW
- the LOC130284885 gene encoding uncharacterized protein LOC130284885 isoform X2 codes for the protein MRKKRKDVTQVVPHYHQLFIDKSPCNTYSVRNAIWDRILLAANAVGVNCRTLKEIKKIFTDLRSLVKKKMGRLNQQRRRTSGGPPEEIHFSTIEELIKSTYSTEQIAGVGNLDLMALAQERRAQEIESQPSHAEDTTLANIEETENEHNMLDNQPTANPPDSNVRDDIGFTPAQASFLNDYTERTQANLKDKGIMAASGI